A genomic stretch from Scheffersomyces stipitis CBS 6054 chromosome 6, complete sequence includes:
- a CDS encoding predicted protein, with protein sequence MADFYDGEFSGGFTTENAPNSQSEPRTRTSLTPVTIKQINDATQPIPDGNFKVNNVELNMISFVGIVRSVDSLPSAISVTIEDGTGTTNVRKWVDENSGTPAEAEEKYRMYLDKYVYVTGALKSMSNKSYIQNASVMPVKDHNQVLSHVLSAIHHHLLAQGIKPRPKDEKSLFVSESASTSAPQLSIKERIMKVVRDHSPSMVEGVPPRLISQIVGIGQDEVTKICTELVDRGELYGGSDDNTYLLD encoded by the coding sequence ATGGCGGATTTCTACGATGGCGAATTCAGTGGGGGTTTCACGACTGAAAATGCTCCTAACTCTCAGTCTGAAcccagaaccagaaccagttTGACTCCTGTTACTATTAAACAGATTAATGATGCTACACAGCCAATCCCAGACGGCAATTTTAAGGTCAATAACGTAGAATTAAACATGATAAgctttgttggaattgtgCGTAGTGTTGATCTGTTGCCCTCAGCTATTCTGGTGACAATCGAAGATGGCACCGGTACGACTAATGTCAGAAAGTGGGTAGATGAAAACTCCGGAACACCAGCTGAGGCCGAAGAAAAGTACCGCATGTACCTTGATAAATATGTCTACGTTACAGGTGCATTGAAGTCAATGTCCAACAAGAGTTACATTCAAAATGCACTGGTCATGCCTGTAAAGGACCATAACCAGGTCTTGTCGCACGTGTTAAGCGCTATTCACCATCACTTGCTTGCTCAGGGAATCAAGCCACGCCCCAAGGATGAAAAGCTGTTGTTTGTTTCCGAGTCGGCATCGACGTCCGCACCCCAATTATCTATCAAAGAACGTATAATGAAGGTGGTTAGGGATCACAGTCCGCTGATGGTGGAAGGTGTGCCTCCAAGATTGATTTCTCAGATCGTGGGGATTGGCCAGGACGAAGTCACCAAGATTTGcacagaattggtggatAGAGGCGAACTATACGGAGGCCTGGACGACAACACATATCTCTTAGATTAA
- a CDS encoding hypothetical protein (go_function DNA binding; ATP binding; nucleic acid binding; helicase activity), whose translation MDTSRFQLIHFDLQAISRVATAEASATPKVHKKRKLTLRNRDLAIDNLKYQDVMESEQLLRSQQLENGEDTEVVTIVDRTMKFENQDESLFLHSQFLSKMNEVANGVYEYVSDEMKLLFSGEQQLLMVKNKKIDKLPSRLLLSVNIAQSLENETLKSEVYLLNLSNLTQLKNNLSSSKPIVGLLFNTKTYTIEVSIHYKIQLTSNLYRNCQTEVIRNIRMLMANIAQPCPTDNEPHNLVHKYSNRESVTSGLFYRSISENTEQLPRIEEDFDIPELETNLIRFQKKTVNWILEKENVKFNFHSNRCTKVPLIDDSAIELITSSLRNEPTDNDKLDTLLYTIMNKLCFGWKRISLNNEKYFFNAYTAHLASRKSVCKYLHSYYNDSDKLMCPKYLPAQALLSEEMGLGKTVEMTALMLMNKRSIEEVNEPLRVQLHTFGEVKTIIKAKTTLVIAPDSILKQWVEEIVHLAPSLAVTIYQGVGKYPKLDNNAVLIAEYLRKFDVVFTTYAVISRELDYALYSSRGKNTRNATKKRTQSEHFEETSAGDIIPSSSTENDIVVQDEQALLSDYKSLFQLAITSKKPKIANVRSSDSNETDYEMALQDEIALAIRHNRLPEIYKKVDYESPLMLSQFWRVVLDEVQMVSSTISRAFQSAALIPRYHSWGVSGTPIKKNLGDLHSVLHFLRYQPFCGDVGKLSWDYITDVVNNTNDDFVKLWTTIAIRHTKAMTHDDIQLPPQSRVLLTIPFTPIEQDFYNEKLEECLAAICLDVNGNPISNDWEPSPTIMTYMRTWLMRLRQICCNPQIGNLNLGSRKYKKNYAYNRTFGAIQQLKTLENLLDDMLTKAYNEIVEIEKSIISLYLDMGEFYEFIYNPKEALLFLTVGVDETEKIIHRLKLILEKYIKDYRSQSRKLDLQNSDEKDEDIGRIDERGTPELAIVKDEVLEKLEEKIKSTRIRMRNWNIILHRFYFLIASSYFQQYDKEYMEIMSKSQVSQRDIHSLEEVKKMMHYEEGSRADELASLVNGVAPEDFVFTKKPIMTEYVQEADIKESEIEEAKLKFLESKYYDLAEATRGEILRGSISSVENAVKTRISTRGRYYDGPGEFVDNGTTLIPRNSKKFFMVIPIIETDYFVDYSIFFKIKLFVDKLNRLILELNTQANTINNWMQNLVSILCTPLLTSDKNPVGNEYEETIQDQDKVSCYLFVLSQVLTDRSEFVNGAENSTKIVSIKKAQEKKEADLELQKINDESFLIGLTEAREQIRPRVKSSLQELVLSIKTIEAELKDEEQNDPERTRIQLELLGSLGERIRTVFENQKLSMILLQKELNVNCNAVFNCRIDYYKQLQQISDTVQTSDFHMNREELVISKIMTKLVSYGSLHKHLKFKMDKSVAKFRYLRGLTGSDEDIINKDEDEALMCIICRSTITIGSLTQCGHKYCKDCLEQWLRNSHSCPMCKSVITTSSVYNFTHHKPDLKANKVEDANTVDKNNNILYSIYKPISKDIIDEIQSIKLKQSYSSKVNMIVKQSLYIRSQNPDAQIVVFSQWQDMLYILGTAFKAADISYLGSYGTLTPDIGGGRRIKKYDSVETFKDPRNKITCFLLNAKAQASGLTLINATHIFLCEPLVNTSLELQAISRIHRIGQTKPTTVWMFAIENTVEESIVIMSTGKRLEYMKQQSSTPETLENDNQTASSSTSASALIAKSKEINLSKAESMALMNSGGIDTMINKGMAQGEAVTNFDLWSAFFSARTQSRPLEQLQDSKVT comes from the exons ATGGACACTTCAAGATTCCAGCTTATCCATTTTGATTTACAAGCCATTTCACGAGTCGCCACAGCCGAGGCACTGGCTACACCTAAGGTTcacaagaaaagaaagctaACGCTTCGCAACAGGGACCTTGCTATAGATAATTTGAAGTACCAGGATGTAATGGAGTCTGAGCAGTTACTTCGCAGTCAACAGCTTGAAAACGGGGAAGATACGGAAGTCGTAACTATTGTAGATCGCACTATGAAGTTTGAGAACCAAGACGAGCTGCTCTTCTTACATAGCCagtttctttccaaaatgAACGAAGTCGCTAATGGTGTATATGAGTATGTTCTGGACGAGATGAAGCTTCTTTTCAGTGGAGAGCAgcagttgttgatggtgaaaaacaagaaaatcgACAAGCTACCACTGCGACTACTTCTTTCGGTCAATATAGCACAGTCTCTAGAGAACGAAACACTCAAGAGCGAAGtgtatttgttgaatttaTCCAATCTCACACAGTTGAAAAACAACTTGCTGAGTTCAAAACCAATTGTAGGGTTACTTTTCAATACCAAAACGTACACAATTGAAGTCTCGATCCATTACAAGATCCAGCTCACATCTAATCTATACCGTAATTGCCAGACAGAGGTTATCAGGAACATCCGTATGTTGATGGCTAATATCGCACAGCCGTGTCCGACTGATAATGAACCTCATAACTTGGTTCATAAGTATAGTAACCGAGAAAGTGTGACCAGTGGACTATTCTACAGATCCATATCTGAAAACACAGAGCAACTTCCACGTATTGAAGAGGATTTTGACATTCCTGAGCTCGAAACGAACCTCATACGTTTCCAAAAGAAAACCGTGAACTGGATCCTCGAAAAGGAGAATGTCAAGTTTAACTTCCACAGCAATAGATGTACTAAAGTACCACTTATAGACGATTCCGCAATCGAATTGATAACCTCTTCACTCAGAAATGAGCCAACCGACAACGACAAACTCGATACGCTTCTTTATACCATCATGAACAAACTCTGTTTCGGATGGAAGAGGATCTCCTTGAACAACGAgaaatacttcttcaatgccTATACTGCCCATTTGGCTTCGAGAAAATCCGTGTGCAAATACTTGCATAGTTACTACAATGATAGCGATAAGCTCATGTGTCCAAAATACCTACCAGCACAGGCATTGCTATCGGAAGAAATGGGGTTGGGAAAAACTGTAGAAATGACAGCATTGATGCTCATGAACAAGAGGTCTATAGAAGAGGTTAATGAACCGTTAAGAGTTCAACTCCATACTTTTGGCGAAGTCAAAACCATCATAAAAGCAAAGACTACACTCGTCATTGCGCCAGATTCAATCTTGAAACAGTGGGTGGAAGAAATCGTTCATCTAGCTCCAAGTCTAGCTGTAACTATTTACCAAGGTGTGGGGAAATATCCAAAGTTAGACAATAATGCTGTATTAATAGCTGAGTATTTAAGAAAGTTCGATGTGGTATTCACGACGTATGCTGTGATATCAAGGGAATTAGACTATGCATTATACTCTTCCAGAGGTAAAAACACAAGAAACGCTACAAAAAAAAGAACCCAATCAGAAcactttgaagaaacatcAGCTGGAGATATAATTCCCAGCTCTTCAACTGAAAATGACATAGTAGTTCAAGATGAGCAGGCGCTCTTGAGCGACTATAAGTCTTTATTTCAACTTGCAATTACTTCCAAGAAGCCCAAGATTGCAAACGTTAGATCTAGTGATTCCAACGAAACCGATTATGAAATGGCTCTACAAGATGAGATTGCTTTGGCCATACGCCATAACCGACTTCCCGAAATTTATAAGAAAGTCGACTACGAATCTCCGCTTATGTTGAGTCAGTTTTGGAGAGTTGTTTTGGATGAGGTCCAAATGGTGTCATCGACCATATCAAGAGCTTTCCAGAGTGCAGCATTGATACCTAGATATCATTCTTGGGGGGTGTCTGGTACtccaatcaagaagaatcttggAGATTTGCATTCagttcttcatttccttAGATATCAGCCATTTTGTGGTGATGTAGGTAAGCTATCGTGGGACTACATAACCGATGTTGTCAACAATACTAATGATGACTTTGTAAAGCTATGGACTACAATTGCAATCAGACATACCAAGGCAATGACCCATGACGATATTCAATTACCTCCTCAGTCTCGTGTTCTTTTGACAATTCCTTTTACTCctattgaacaagatttctataatgaaaagttggaagaatgTCTAGCTGCTATCTGTTTGGATGTCAATGGAAATCCCATAAGCAACGATTGGGAACCCTCTCCAACAATTATGACATATATGAGAACATGGTTGATGAGACTAAGGCAAATTTGCTGTAATCCCCAGATTGGAAATCTCAATCTTGGATCTAGAAAGTATAAGAAGAACTATGCTTATAACAGGACTTTCGGTGCTATTCAGCAGTTGAAAACTTTGGAAAATCTCTTGGATGACATGTTGACCAAGGCATATAATGAGATTGTAGAGATTGAAAAACTGATTATTCTGTTGTATCTTGATATGGGAGAATTCTATGAATTCATATACAATCCCAAGGAAGCGCTTCTTTTTCTAACTGTTGGAGTAGATGAAACTGAAAAGATAATACATCGTTTGAAGTTAATCCTTGAGAAGTACATCAAGGACTATAGAAGTCAGAGCAGAAAGTTGGATTTACAGAATAGTGACGAAAAGGACGAAGATATTGGAAGAATCGACGAGCGTGGAACTCCAGAACTTGCTATTGtgaaagatgaagttttagagaaacttgaagaaaaaatCAAACTGACTAGAATTAGGATGAGAAATTGGAATATAATCTTGCATCGGTTCTATTTCCTTATTGCCTCGTCCTACTTTCAGCAATATGATAAGGAATATATGGAGATCATGAGCAAGTCTCAGGTGTCACAGAGAGATATTCacagccttgaagaagtgaagaaaatgatgcACTACGAAGAGGGCTCCAGAGCAGACGAATTGGCGTCTTTGGTAAATGGCGTAGCACCAGAGGATTTTGTATTCACCAAGAAGCCCATTATGACTGAATACGTTCAAGAAGCAGATATTAAGGAATCTGAGATTGAGGAGGCTAAGCTTAAATTCCTAGAACTGAAATACTATGATCTAGCTGAAGCTACCCGTGGAGAGATTTTGCGTGGTTCTATTTCCAGTGTGGAGAATGCTGTTAAAAcaagaatatcaacaaGAGGTCGCTACTACGATGGCCCAGGAGAATTTGTAGATAATGGAACCACTTTAATACCCAGAAACtcgaagaagttcttcatGGTGATTCCAATCATTGAAACTGACTATTTTGTTGATTATTCGATTTTTTTTAAAATTAAGTTATTTGTGGACAAATTGAATAGGTTGATTCTTGAATTGAACACACAAGCCAATACGATCAACAATTGGATGCAGAATTTGGTGAGTATCTTATGTACTCCCTTGTTGACCCTGGATAAGAATCCTGTTGGTAATGAATACGAAGAAACTATTCAGGATCAAGATAAAGTATCGTGTTATTTATTCGTTTTGTCTCAAGTGTTGACTGATCGCTCTGAATTTGTTAATGGTGCAGAGAATTCTACGAAGATTGTCAGTATTAAAAAGGctcaagaaaagaaagaggcAGACTTGGAATTACAGAAAATCAATGATGAATCCTTCCTAATTGGATTAACTGAAGCTAGAGAACAAATTAGACCTCGTGTTAAACTGTCATTGCAAGAGTTGGTTTTATCCATCAAGACAATTGAAGCGGAACTTAAGGACGAAGAACAGAATGACCCTGAGAGAACGAGAATTCAATTGGAATTACTTGGCAGCTTGGGAGAGCGAATTCGAACCGTGTTTGAAAACCAAAAGCTTTCCATGATCTTATTGCAAAAGGAATTGAATGTCAATTGTAATGCAGTTTTCAATTGCCGTATTGATTATTATaagcaattgcaacagATCTCGGACACAGTGCAGACGTCTGATTTCCATATGAacagagaagaattggttatttccaagatcatGACAAAGTTGGTTTCTTATGGGCTGTTGCACAAGCAtctcaagttcaagatggaTAAatcagttgcaaaattccGCTATTTGAGGGGTTTAACAGGAAGTGACGAGGACATTATCAAtaaggatgaagatgaagccTTGATGTGTATCATTTGTCGTTCTACAATTACTATTGGTTCTCTCACTCAATGTGGCCACAAGTATTGTAAAGATTGTTTGGAGCAGTGGTTGAGGAACAGCCATAGTTGTCCCATGTGTAAATCAGTTATCACTACGTCATCGGTGTACAACTTCACACATCATAAACCTGACCTTAAGGCTAACAAGGTTGAAGATGCGAATACGGTTGATaagaacaacaatatcttgTATTCGATTTACAAGCCGATTTCAAAAGATATTATCGATGAAATCCAACTGATAAAATTGAAGCAGTCGTACAGTTCCAAGGTTAATATGATCGTCAAGCAACTGCTTTATATAAGAAGCCAGAATCCAGACGCCCAGATCGTTGTGTTTAGCCAATGGCAGGATATGCTCTATATTCTTGGAACTGCTTTTAAAGCAGCAGATATCTCATATTTAGGATCATACGGAACTTTGACTCCAGACATTGGAGGAGGAAGACGCATAAAGAAGTACGACTCTGTGGAAACGTTCAAAGATCCTCGTAACAAGATCACCTGCTTTTTGTTGAATGCTAAGGCACAGGCCAGTGGATTGACTTTGATCAATGCTACTCATATATTCTTGTGTGAGCCGTTGGTTAATACGTCGTTGGAATTACAGGCGATCTCGAGAATACACAGAATCGGTCAGACAAAGCCCACCACTGTGTGGATGTTTGCCATCGAGAACACAGTTGAGGAAAGCATTGTCATTATGTCGACTGGAAAGAGGTTGGAATATATGAAGCAGCAATCCAGCACGCCAGAGACACTTGAAAACGATA atcagacagcttcttcatcgaCTTCCGCTTCTGCTCTCATTGCAAAGTCgaaagaaatcaacttgaGCAAGGCAGAGTCGATGGCGTTGATGAACAGTGGAGGAATTGATACCATGATCAACAAGGGCATGGCACAGGGAGAGGCGGTGACCAACTTCGATCTTTGGTCTGCTTTCTTCAGTGCACGGACTCAGAGTCGTCCACTTGAACAGTTGCAGGATTCGAAGGTGACGTAG